From Flavobacterium sp. 102, a single genomic window includes:
- a CDS encoding PspC domain-containing protein, with amino-acid sequence MNKTVNINIGGLFFHIDEDAYQKLSRYFDAIKRSLSNSSGKDEIMKDIEMRVAELLTEKQKTDKHVINNKDVDEVIVVMGQPEDYRLDDEDSKETKSEPYYNFPPRKKLYRDKDRGLIGGVCTGLGHYFGIESVWIKIIFLLLAFTSFGIIAYIILWIATPKAITTSEKLEMTGEPVTISNIEKKVREEFDSVSNKFKNANYDEMGNQVKSGAERVASGLGDVIMKIFGAFAKVLGAIILVFSALTLAGLFIGLFTFGTTSFIDAPWQRYVDAVNYTDVPLWIFGVLAFLAIGIPLFFFLLLGLKLLVTNMKSLSAVAKYSLLAIWIFAVGALVVIGIKQSTESAFEGKAVQKEVINIQPTDTLQIKFVSNDFFSKNIYEHEDFTFTQDSAKNEVIYSNQISFEIKSTDKAQPYLQIEKLADGKSFKEANIRAEKINYGFKMVGNQLLLDNYLVTEMASKYRDQRVELYLYLPKGTVFVADETVQHFDESHNEYFNLHYSSGKYTYKVEETQVKCLDCPKDENEYNDSEGGVQSEEINIIDENDSSETVTVKINGKVVTETKSGKSDKKRKLTVGSDGVIIKTE; translated from the coding sequence ATGAACAAAACAGTAAATATTAATATAGGTGGTTTATTCTTCCATATAGACGAAGATGCATACCAAAAATTATCAAGATATTTTGATGCTATAAAACGTTCTCTTTCTAATTCTTCCGGTAAGGACGAAATCATGAAAGACATTGAAATGCGTGTGGCTGAGCTTTTGACTGAAAAACAAAAAACCGACAAACACGTAATCAATAATAAAGATGTTGACGAAGTGATTGTAGTTATGGGACAACCGGAAGACTACCGATTGGATGACGAGGATTCAAAAGAAACCAAATCTGAGCCTTATTACAACTTTCCTCCTCGTAAAAAACTATACAGAGACAAAGACAGAGGTTTAATTGGTGGTGTTTGTACCGGTTTGGGGCACTACTTTGGAATTGAATCCGTTTGGATCAAAATCATATTCTTATTGTTAGCATTCACCAGTTTTGGTATCATCGCTTACATTATTCTTTGGATTGCAACGCCAAAAGCGATTACCACTTCAGAAAAATTAGAAATGACCGGCGAACCGGTTACCATCTCTAATATCGAAAAAAAAGTGAGAGAAGAATTTGACAGTGTTTCTAACAAATTCAAAAATGCCAATTACGACGAAATGGGAAACCAAGTAAAGTCGGGTGCCGAAAGAGTTGCCAGTGGTTTAGGTGATGTAATTATGAAAATCTTTGGTGCATTTGCTAAAGTTTTAGGTGCTATCATCTTAGTATTCTCTGCCTTGACATTAGCCGGATTATTTATTGGTCTTTTTACTTTCGGTACTACTTCTTTTATTGATGCGCCTTGGCAACGTTATGTTGACGCAGTAAACTACACAGATGTTCCGTTATGGATTTTTGGAGTGTTGGCTTTCTTAGCCATCGGTATTCCATTGTTCTTCTTCTTATTGTTGGGATTAAAATTATTGGTAACCAATATGAAATCTTTAAGCGCAGTTGCTAAATACAGTTTGTTAGCCATTTGGATTTTTGCTGTAGGTGCTTTAGTGGTTATTGGAATCAAACAATCTACTGAATCAGCGTTTGAAGGTAAAGCGGTTCAAAAAGAGGTAATCAACATTCAGCCAACGGATACTTTGCAAATCAAATTTGTAAGCAATGATTTCTTCTCGAAAAACATTTACGAACATGAAGATTTTACGTTTACACAGGATTCTGCTAAAAATGAAGTGATATATTCAAACCAAATTAGTTTTGAAATCAAAAGCACTGATAAAGCGCAACCTTATCTTCAAATTGAAAAATTAGCTGACGGTAAATCATTCAAAGAAGCCAATATTAGAGCAGAAAAAATCAACTATGGTTTCAAAATGGTTGGTAACCAATTACTTCTAGACAACTATTTGGTAACCGAAATGGCCAGTAAATATAGAGACCAACGTGTTGAATTGTATTTGTATCTTCCAAAAGGAACTGTATTTGTAGCCGATGAAACGGTGCAACATTTTGACGAATCACACAATGAATATTTCAATTTACACTATAGTTCAGGAAAATACACTTACAAAGTAGAAGAAACTCAAGTAAAATGTTTGGATTGTCCAAAAGACGAAAACGAATACAACGACTCAGAAGGTGGCGTTCAATCTGAAGAAATTAACATCATAGACGAGAATGATTCTTCTGAAACAGTTACGGTAAAAATCAACGGAAAAGTAGTTACCGAAACCAAATCAGGGAAATCAGATAAAAAAAGAAAACTGACTGTAGGAAGCGACGGCGTA